Proteins from a genomic interval of Lycium ferocissimum isolate CSIRO_LF1 chromosome 2, AGI_CSIRO_Lferr_CH_V1, whole genome shotgun sequence:
- the LOC132039751 gene encoding catalase isozyme 1: protein MDPYKYRPSSTYNSPFCTTNSGAPVFNNNSSLTVGPRGPVLLEDYHLVEKLANFDRERIAERVVHARGASAKGFFEVTHDITHLTCADFLRAPGVQTPVIVRFSTVIHERGSPETLRDPRGFAVKFYTREGNFDLVGNNFPVFFIRDGMKFPDMVHALKPNPKSHIQENWRVLDFFSHHPESLHMFSFLFDDIGIPQDYRHMDGSGVHTFTLINKAGKSTYVKFHWKPTCGVKSLLEEEAIKVGGANHSHATQDLYDSIAAGNYPEWKLFIQTMDPDHEDRFDFDPLDVTKTWPEDILPLQPVGRLVLNKNIDNFFNENEQLAFCPSLVVPGVYYTDDKMLQTRIFSYSDTQRYRLGPNYLQLPANAPKCAHHNNHYDGSMNFMHRDEEIDYFPSRYDPVRHAEKYPIPTTMCTGKREKCIIQKENNFKQAGERYRTFTPDRQERFIRRWVEALSDPRITYEIRSIWISYWSQADKSLGQKLASRLNVRPSI from the exons ATGGATCCTTACAAg TACCGTCCATCAAGTACCTACAATTCTCCATTCTGCACCACTAATTCTGGTGCTCCTGTATTTAACAACAATTCATCTCTTACTGTTGGTCCCAGAG GTCCTGTGTTGCTTGAGGATTACCATTTGGTGGAGAAACTTGCCAACTTTGACAGGGAACGTATTGCGGAACGTGTTGTTCATGCCCGAGGTGCTAGTGCCAAAGGGTTCTTTGAAGTTACCCATGACATTACTCATCTTACCTGTGCTGATTTCCTTCGAGCTCCTGGTGTCCAGACTCCGGTCATTGTGAGATTCTCTACTGTTATTCATGAGAGGGGTAGTCCTGAAACTCTGAGGGACCCTCGTGGTTTTGCTGTCAAGTTCTACACCAGAGAG GGAAACTTTGATCTGGTAGGGAACAACTTCCCGGTCTTCTTCATCCGTGATGGAATGAAGTTCCCTGACATGGTCCATGCTCTGAAACCAAATCCTAAGTCCCATATCCAGGAGAATTGGAGGGTCCTTGATTTCTTCTCTCATCATCCTGAAAGCCTGCACATGTTCTCTTTCCTCTTCGACGATATTGGTATTCCACAAGATTACAGGCACATGGACGGATCTGGTGTCCACACATTCACATTGATCAATAAGGCTGGGAAATCAACGTATGTGAAGTTCCACTGGAAGCCCACATGCGGTGTCAAGTCCTTGTTGGAAGAAGAGGCAATCAAAGTCGGAGGAGCAAATCACAGCCACGCTACTCAGGACCTCTATGACTCTATTGCAGCTGGAAATTATCCCGAATGGAAGCTCTTCATTCAGACTATGGATCCTGATCACGAAGACAGATTTGATTTTGATCCACTCGATGTGACAAAAACTTGGCCAGAGGATATCTTGCCTTTGCAGCCGGTGGGAAGATTAGTTCTGAACAAGAACATTGATAACTTCTTTAATGAGAATGAGCAGCTAGCTTTCTGCCCTTCTCTTGTGGTTCCAGGGGTTTATTACACAGACGATAAGATGCTTCAAACTCGTATTTTCTCCTACTCTGACACTCAGAGGTACCGACTTGGACCAAACTATTTGCAACTTCCTGCTAATGCTCCAAAGTGTGCCCATCACAACAACCACTATGATGGCTCTATGAATTTTATGCACAGGGATGAGGAG ATCGACTACTTTCCTTCAAGATATGATCCTGTTCGCCATGCTGAGAAGTATCCTATTCCTACTACAATGTGCACTGGCAAACGCGAGAAG TGCATCATTCAGAAAGAGAACAATTTCAAGCAAGCCGGAGAAAGGTACCGCACATTCACACCCGACAG GCAAGAACGCTTTATTCGTCGGTGGGTGGAGGCCTTGTCTGATCCTCGTATCACTTATGAAATACGCAGCATTTGGATCTCGTACTGGTCTCAG GCTGACAAATCTCTGGGTCAAAAGCTTGCTTCTAGGCTTAATGTGAGACCAAGCATATGA